A window of the Arachis duranensis cultivar V14167 chromosome 5, aradu.V14167.gnm2.J7QH, whole genome shotgun sequence genome harbors these coding sequences:
- the LOC107487345 gene encoding MLO-like protein 4, whose protein sequence is MMEPIGEERSLSETPTWAVATVVTILVSLSFLFHGTLKKFLKWMARTKRKSLLSALEKIQEELMLFGLLSLIMGHWIIFVAKICVKSSALSSMFFPCAVKDISGTAVQHNIFWHTSHYNNSDSKEKLHIGLRNYCPEGHESLASYESLEQLHRFMFVLAITHVTYSFVAVALAMIKIYSWRTWENEAKTMALQQSLQGTPQTTSSIRLNRLTTFVFHQTSHPWSNHKVLVWLLCFSRQFWSSINCADYMALRLGFITNHELPLTYDFHNYMLRSMDDEFRDIVGVSVLLWIYAICCIFLNFHGSNFYFWLSFVPAILILIIGTKLHRVVVKLATEIVDRCPYVKPHQFNLRDELFWFGKPRFLLRLIHLISFLNAFEMASFLWSLWEIKEPSCFMKNKTFIAIRLSFGVVSQVWCSFITFPLYVIITQMGSRFKKSVVSENVRESLSKWQRRVKHKQSSPQALVSETSPSSDSGINNAMDKLISGEGTSSGTKHDYSYSHHHFDYVTSRRQRNEPFLSHDDDDDDSYPLPLS, encoded by the exons ATGATGGAACCAATCGGAGAAGAAAGATCCTTGTCAGAAACACCAACTTGGGCTGTGGCAACTGTTGTCACTATTCttgtttctcttagtttcttgttTCATGGCACATTAAAGAAGTTTCTTAAG TGGATGGCCAGAACCAAGAGAAAATCTCTGCTTTCTGCTCTGGAAAAGATCCAAGAAG AATTAATGCTGTTTGGGCTGCTGTCATTGATCATGGGTCATTGGATTATCTTTGTGGCGAAGATTTGTGTCAAATCATCAGCATTAAGCAGCATGTTCTTCCCTTGTGCAGTCAAAGACATTTCTGGAACAGCAGTGCAACACAATATTTTCTGGCATACTTCACACTATAATAACAGTGATTCCAAAGAGAAACTCCACATTGGCCTCCGAAATTATTGTCCTGAG GGACATGAATCATTGGCTTCTTATGAGAGCCTTGAGCAGCTTCATCGCTTTATGTTTGTTCTTGCAATCACACATGTTACATATAGCTTTGTTGCTGTTGCCTTGGCCATGATCAAG ATATATAGCTGGAGAACATGGGAAAATGAAGCAAAGACTATGGCTTTACAACAAAGCTTGCAAG GTACTCCACAAACTACATCAAGCATAAGATTGAATCGGCTTACAACGTTCGTCTTTCACCAAACATCCCATCCCTGGAGTAATCACAAAGTTCTTGTTTGGCTG CTATGCTTCAGCCGCCAATTCTGGAGTTCTATCAACTGTGCTGATTACATGGCGTTGCGCTTAGGCTTCATTACT AATCATGAACTTCCCCTGACATATGATTTCCACAACTATATGCTTCGAAGCATGGATGATGAATTTCGTGACATTGTTGGTGTTAG TGTGCTTCTCTGGATATATGCCATATGCtgcatatttctaaattttcatG GAAGCAACTTTTACTTTTGGCTTTCCTTTGTTCCAGCAATT TTGATACTCATAATTGGTACTAAATTGCACCGAGTGGTGGTAAAGTTGGCTACTGAAATAGTAGATCGTTGCCCTTATGTTAAGCCTCATCAGTTTAATTTGAGAGATGAACTCTTTTGGTTTGGAAAGCCAAGGTTTTTGTTGCGCTTAATACACTTGATATCCTTCTTG AATGCGTTTGAGATGGCATCTTTCTTGTGGTCCTTG TGGGAAATCAAAGAACCTTCTTgtttcatgaaaaacaaaaccTTTATTGCAATCCGCTTATCATTCGG GGTAGTCTCACAAGTATGGTGCAGCTTCATAACATTTCCTCTATATGTTATCATCACACAG ATGGGGTCAAGGTTCAAGAAGTCAGTGGTGTCAGAGAATGTGAGAGAATCACTGTCTAAATGGCAGAGAAGAGTGAAGCACAAACAGAGTTCCCCTCAAGCACTGGTTTCTGAAACATCTCCATCATCGGATTCTGGTATCAACAATGCAATGGACAAGTTAATCAGTGGGGAAGGAACCTCCTCTGGAACTAAACATGATTATTCTTACTCTCATCATCATTTTGATTATGTCACTTCCAGAAGACAAAGAAATGAACCATTTCTTagtcatgatgatgatgatgatgattcatATCCTCTTCCACTTTCTTGA
- the LOC107487475 gene encoding thiosulfate sulfurtransferase 18 isoform X1: MALLIVPRWLLSLVLLLHFLLCCLGANVVTVNVAAAKGLINTGYLYLDVRTVEGFRKGHVDAAKVVNIPYMLDTPKGKVKNPNFLKEVSSVCNREDHLIVVTLIFFLTLDFQFVVSFFQHFLVCILGLPKWSEISVCNYRSCC; this comes from the exons ATGGCTCTTCTAATTGTACCTCGTTGGTTGCTGTCCCTTGTTCTTCTCCTTCACTTTCTGTTGTGTTGCTTAGGAGCAAATGTTGTCACCGTTAATGTTGCTGCTGCCAAGGGCCTTATCAACACCGGCTACCTTTATCTCGATGTCAG AACTGTGGAGGGGTTTAGAAAAGGGCATGTAGATGCTGCTAAGGTCGTTAACATTCCATACATGTTGGATACACCTAAGG GTAAGGTGAAAAATCCAAactttttaaaagaagtttCATCTGTTTGCAACAGAGAAGATCATCTCATTGTGGTAACTCTTATCTTCTTTCTCACTTTGGATTTTCAGtttgttgtttcttttttcCAACATTTTTTGGTCTGTATTTTAGGGTTGCCAAAGTGGAGTGAGATCTCTGTATGCAACTACCGATCTTGTTGCTGA
- the LOC107487475 gene encoding thiosulfate sulfurtransferase 18 isoform X2: MALLIVPRWLLSLVLLLHFLLCCLGANVVTVNVAAAKGLINTGYLYLDVRTVEGFRKGHVDAAKVVNIPYMLDTPKGKVKNPNFLKEVSSVCNREDHLIVGCQSGVRSLYATTDLVADVSVVHPLY; the protein is encoded by the exons ATGGCTCTTCTAATTGTACCTCGTTGGTTGCTGTCCCTTGTTCTTCTCCTTCACTTTCTGTTGTGTTGCTTAGGAGCAAATGTTGTCACCGTTAATGTTGCTGCTGCCAAGGGCCTTATCAACACCGGCTACCTTTATCTCGATGTCAG AACTGTGGAGGGGTTTAGAAAAGGGCATGTAGATGCTGCTAAGGTCGTTAACATTCCATACATGTTGGATACACCTAAGG GTAAGGTGAAAAATCCAAactttttaaaagaagtttCATCTGTTTGCAACAGAGAAGATCATCTCATTGTG GGTTGCCAAAGTGGAGTGAGATCTCTGTATGCAACTACCGATCTTGTTGCTGATGTAAGTGTAGTTCATCCCTTATATTAG